The following proteins come from a genomic window of Nitrospira sp.:
- the hisZ gene encoding ATP phosphoribosyltransferase regulatory subunit, protein MPPASSKTRVDLGQTHPLRDRSLVPSGMATILPAAAKQVRALESKLLGRLTRRGYDEIILPTFEYLDVLTPGLEPELIEKCYKFADRTTGRILLLRPDATAQIARTVAMGMMGTQLPLRVSYRTSVFRYEPEHAGRDREIFQVGAEYIGADDAAADSEMLILMIECLKQVGLRSFKISLGHVGFFKGLLVRAGLSPSGQKRAEQAAARKDLPRLQEILTGEQVAARYAGSILEAPELCGQAEVLDRGRVLATGDKSATQALIRLATVYQLLCQAGHQDVLILDLGEFRGFDYYDGVVFDVFAEGVGVELGGGGRYDHLIGRFGRNIPSTGFALNVDRLFRGLQAQSSVSVAGANASKQTRKGSKRTS, encoded by the coding sequence ATGCCTCCTGCCTCTTCGAAGACGCGCGTTGATCTTGGTCAGACCCATCCCTTGCGTGACCGGTCGCTGGTCCCGTCAGGGATGGCGACCATTCTGCCTGCCGCGGCAAAACAAGTCCGAGCGCTCGAGTCCAAACTACTGGGACGTCTGACGCGTCGGGGTTACGACGAAATCATTCTGCCGACATTTGAATATCTCGATGTGCTCACGCCCGGATTGGAGCCTGAGCTGATTGAGAAATGCTACAAGTTTGCCGATCGCACCACCGGCCGTATTCTGCTCTTGCGACCGGACGCGACCGCTCAGATCGCACGAACCGTGGCAATGGGCATGATGGGCACTCAGTTGCCGTTACGCGTGTCCTATCGCACCTCTGTGTTTCGCTATGAGCCGGAGCATGCCGGGCGCGACCGGGAAATTTTTCAAGTCGGCGCAGAGTATATCGGGGCGGATGATGCTGCTGCCGACAGTGAGATGCTCATCCTGATGATCGAGTGCTTGAAGCAGGTCGGCCTCCGCTCCTTCAAGATCTCACTCGGGCATGTCGGGTTTTTTAAGGGATTGCTGGTCAGGGCAGGGCTATCTCCCAGCGGACAGAAACGAGCGGAGCAGGCTGCGGCTCGCAAAGATCTTCCTCGTCTGCAAGAAATTCTTACCGGTGAACAGGTGGCAGCGCGGTATGCCGGCTCCATTTTAGAGGCACCCGAGCTGTGCGGGCAGGCCGAGGTGTTGGACCGAGGTCGAGTGCTTGCGACAGGCGACAAGTCTGCCACTCAGGCGCTTATTCGGTTGGCGACGGTCTATCAGCTCTTGTGTCAAGCGGGGCATCAGGACGTCCTCATTCTTGATTTGGGTGAGTTTCGCGGGTTTGATTACTATGATGGTGTGGTGTTTGACGTCTTTGCTGAAGGAGTCGGGGTTGAATTGGGAGGTGGGGGACGATACGACCATCTCATTGGCCGGTTCGGACGGAATATTCCATCCACGGGTTTTGCGTTAAACGTTGATCGTCTGTTTCGTGGGTTGCAAGCGCAGTCATCCGTAAGCGTAGCAGGGGCGAATGCGTCCAAACAGACCCGAAAGGGATCGAAGAGGACGTCATGA
- the dnaB gene encoding replicative DNA helicase — MKPFATVDLSQPKLPPQNLEAEQSVLGAILLDNQAMPKAMELLVEENFYRTAHRKVYRAMLDLSDVGEVIDQITLTERLKAKGELESIGGAAFLAELVQSVSSSANIRYHCKIVRDKAVARELIHTSTEVLTKGYEGTTSIDDLLDFAERSVFSIAQGKLERSFTPINDIIKESLDLVDKLSKRKEHVTGVPTGYYDLDDLTAGLQPSDLVIVAARPSMGKTSLALGFATHAAIHAKAVVGIFSLEMSKPQIVLRMLSSEARVDSHGLRTGKLQKEDWWRLAEAAGRLEQAPIYIDDTGGITVQQMRGKARRLKAEKGLDLLIVDYLQLMQGRSDSESRQQEISDISRSLKALAKELNVPVVALSQLSRAVEARKPPIPMLADLRESGAIEQDADVVMFIYREEVYDQNSERKGIADIIVSKHRNGPIGKRDLFFHDRFAKFESLDNRES, encoded by the coding sequence ATGAAGCCATTCGCGACCGTCGATCTTTCCCAGCCGAAATTGCCGCCGCAGAATCTTGAGGCGGAGCAGTCCGTATTGGGCGCTATCCTGCTGGACAACCAGGCCATGCCGAAAGCGATGGAACTGCTCGTCGAAGAGAATTTCTACCGCACGGCCCATCGTAAAGTGTATCGGGCGATGCTCGACTTATCCGATGTCGGGGAAGTCATCGACCAGATCACGCTGACTGAACGGTTGAAAGCGAAGGGGGAGCTGGAGTCGATCGGAGGCGCGGCCTTTCTTGCTGAGTTGGTCCAGTCGGTATCCAGTTCCGCGAATATCCGGTATCACTGCAAGATTGTGCGCGACAAAGCGGTGGCACGGGAGCTCATTCACACTTCGACGGAAGTGCTGACAAAAGGCTATGAAGGGACGACTTCCATTGACGATCTACTCGACTTTGCCGAGCGCTCCGTATTCAGTATCGCCCAAGGCAAACTGGAACGATCGTTTACTCCGATCAACGACATCATCAAAGAGAGTCTTGATCTCGTCGACAAGCTGTCGAAGCGGAAAGAGCATGTTACGGGAGTTCCGACGGGATACTACGATCTGGACGATCTTACCGCGGGGCTTCAGCCGTCCGATCTCGTCATCGTGGCAGCTCGTCCCAGTATGGGCAAGACCAGTCTGGCCTTGGGGTTTGCGACGCATGCCGCAATCCACGCCAAGGCAGTGGTTGGTATTTTCAGTCTCGAAATGTCCAAGCCGCAAATAGTGTTGCGTATGTTGAGCTCGGAAGCGCGGGTCGATTCGCACGGACTCCGGACGGGTAAGCTGCAAAAAGAAGATTGGTGGCGGCTGGCCGAAGCCGCAGGCAGGCTGGAGCAAGCGCCGATCTATATTGATGATACGGGTGGGATTACCGTCCAGCAGATGCGCGGGAAGGCCCGCCGTCTCAAAGCGGAGAAGGGGCTGGATCTTCTGATCGTGGACTATCTCCAGCTCATGCAGGGGCGGAGTGATTCCGAGTCGCGGCAGCAGGAGATCTCCGACATCTCCCGGTCGCTGAAGGCGTTGGCGAAAGAGCTGAATGTGCCGGTGGTGGCGCTCTCGCAGCTCAGCCGCGCCGTGGAGGCGAGGAAGCCGCCGATCCCGATGCTGGCCGACTTGCGTGAGTCCGGCGCGATCGAGCAGGACGCCGACGTCGTGATGTTTATCTATCGCGAAGAAGTCTATGACCAGAATTCCGAGCGGAAGGGCATTGCCGACATCATTGTCAGCAAGCATCGAAACGGTCCGATCGGAAAGCGGGATCTCTTTTTCCATGATCGGTTTGCGAAGTTCGAAAGCCTCGACAATCGCGAATCGTGA
- a CDS encoding tetratricopeptide repeat protein: MNTRLCSSVASSLLSPGHMPLCAGRGLLGILIPLVVVACAAAPHPQETVSAGAAPKKPAVAPAADASASYHFMLGYQAELAQDNEKAIQEYRAVLKTDPNSRSVKARLAGIYFGLGDLANAARYAEEVGEGTGQDAQQLTQMAGILASAGKPDRALRLLDLAIERDPGQGDAYFPKAIILVNQKRLAEAEQTAKQGLKVSPESPIGHYYLGRIFLESGKQDEALASFERAIAVNAAFEPAYLAQASLYETRQEREKAIAVLKRYLERVNPNNKDIRQHLIQLYVNTKDYAGGLAELDKMLAEEPGDLDAQLRMALIYGEKKEFPKAIELLQAVLKARPAELKVRDYLGYLYEETKEFPKAVEAYQFNIQLDPSYADSHMHLGVLQYRLKAYPAAIAHLTEATRINPKQPEPFIVLGLAHLQAEQFERSLSAFEEGLRHHPKNADLHFNLGTAYDKLNRFDDVVKSMELALSLDPHHADALNYLGYSYAERGVKVEQALSLTRQAVALKPDNGYYVDSLGWAFYKAGQFNEALTEIKRAVALVGDDPVLYEHLGEIYVKQQKLSDAKEAWLHSLELDPLNEKLLQRFRDHGMGDPSQEVRIQQAKRRVAEKRQPPQAAP, from the coding sequence GTGAATACACGACTCTGCTCTTCGGTCGCCTCCTCATTGTTGTCCCCTGGTCATATGCCGCTGTGCGCGGGGCGTGGACTCTTGGGCATCCTCATTCCTCTCGTGGTGGTGGCCTGCGCGGCGGCGCCGCATCCGCAGGAAACGGTGTCAGCCGGCGCGGCGCCGAAAAAGCCGGCCGTGGCTCCGGCTGCGGACGCTTCAGCGTCGTATCATTTCATGCTGGGGTATCAGGCAGAGCTGGCGCAGGACAATGAGAAGGCGATCCAAGAATATCGCGCCGTGCTCAAGACCGACCCGAACTCGCGCTCGGTCAAAGCGCGACTGGCCGGGATCTATTTCGGCTTAGGTGACCTGGCCAATGCGGCTCGTTATGCGGAGGAAGTCGGTGAAGGGACCGGTCAGGATGCCCAACAGTTGACGCAGATGGCCGGCATTCTCGCCAGCGCCGGCAAGCCGGATCGAGCGCTTCGCCTATTGGATCTGGCGATTGAGCGTGACCCAGGACAGGGCGATGCCTATTTCCCCAAAGCGATTATCCTCGTCAATCAGAAGCGGCTGGCAGAGGCCGAGCAGACCGCGAAGCAGGGATTGAAAGTCTCGCCGGAGTCGCCCATCGGGCACTATTACCTCGGGCGGATCTTCCTCGAATCAGGCAAGCAGGATGAGGCGTTGGCAAGTTTCGAACGGGCCATCGCGGTCAATGCGGCGTTTGAACCAGCGTACCTTGCTCAGGCCTCCCTGTATGAAACCCGGCAGGAACGGGAAAAAGCGATTGCGGTGCTCAAACGATACCTGGAACGGGTGAATCCCAATAATAAGGATATCCGTCAACATCTGATCCAGCTCTACGTTAATACCAAGGACTACGCCGGAGGTCTCGCAGAACTCGACAAGATGCTGGCCGAAGAGCCTGGCGACCTCGATGCTCAGCTCAGGATGGCACTGATCTACGGAGAGAAAAAGGAATTTCCCAAGGCCATTGAGCTGCTCCAGGCGGTGCTGAAAGCGCGGCCTGCCGAACTCAAAGTGCGAGACTATCTCGGCTATCTCTATGAGGAGACGAAAGAGTTCCCGAAGGCGGTGGAGGCGTATCAGTTTAATATTCAGCTCGATCCTTCGTATGCTGACAGCCACATGCATCTTGGAGTGTTGCAGTATCGGCTCAAAGCCTATCCTGCTGCGATCGCCCACTTGACGGAGGCTACGCGGATCAATCCCAAGCAGCCGGAACCCTTTATTGTGCTGGGGCTTGCGCACCTCCAGGCGGAGCAATTCGAGAGATCCTTGAGTGCCTTTGAAGAAGGCCTTCGCCATCACCCGAAGAATGCGGATCTGCATTTCAACCTGGGGACTGCCTACGATAAGCTCAATCGCTTTGACGATGTGGTGAAGTCGATGGAGTTGGCCCTGAGTCTGGACCCGCACCACGCCGATGCCTTGAATTATCTCGGCTATAGCTATGCAGAGCGGGGCGTCAAGGTGGAGCAGGCCTTGTCGTTGACCAGGCAGGCGGTCGCGCTCAAGCCCGACAACGGATATTATGTCGATAGCCTTGGGTGGGCGTTCTATAAGGCCGGGCAATTCAATGAGGCGCTGACCGAGATCAAGCGCGCAGTCGCGCTGGTGGGCGACGATCCGGTTCTCTACGAGCATCTCGGCGAGATTTATGTGAAGCAGCAGAAGCTGTCGGACGCAAAGGAAGCCTGGCTCCATTCACTGGAGCTTGATCCGTTGAACGAAAAACTGTTGCAGCGATTCCGGGATCACGGCATGGGTGACCCCTCTCAGGAAGTTCGTATCCAGCAAGCCAAACGTCGTGTCGCAGAGAAGAGACAGCCTCCGCAGGCGGCACCCTAA
- a CDS encoding type II toxin-antitoxin system RelE/ParE family toxin, which produces MAHKDLRAIVRYIGKDDPIRAKRFGKELRDKTTLLAQHPELGRQGRPGLPDWLRELVVHPHYIVFYRVLVETRTVQIVRVKHAAQQVP; this is translated from the coding sequence ATGGCCCACAAGGACTTGCGCGCCATTGTGCGCTACATCGGCAAGGATGACCCAATCCGTGCGAAGCGCTTCGGTAAAGAGCTCCGCGACAAGACCACGCTACTGGCCCAGCATCCCGAGCTTGGCCGCCAAGGGAGGCCAGGCTTGCCAGACTGGTTACGCGAGTTGGTCGTGCATCCGCATTACATCGTGTTTTATCGTGTCCTCGTCGAGACCCGCACCGTGCAGATTGTGCGCGTGAAGCACGCAGCCCAACAGGTGCCGTGA
- a CDS encoding ABC transporter ATP-binding protein, giving the protein MLPVTDQVVQIVDIRKVFRVGFWGRRVTAVDQLSLDVRRGEVFGFLGPNGAGKTTTLKMLMGLIYPTSGQARIFGHPVGDPAAKAKLGFLPESPYFYDYLTSREFLSFYGHLFGLWGATLDKRVDELLELVGMTHARDLQLCKFSKGMLQRVGIAQALINDPELVVLDEPMSGLDPIGRKEVRDLILRLKESGKTVMFSSHILHDAELLCDRVAMIMKGRLVACGQVSELIEQGATQEVEMVIDRLSPEGLEHLRVLATKVVLNGERVMVVLSNQRQVDESLEVIRAAHAKLVSLTPHKASLEDLFIRKAKGVQSPVEARV; this is encoded by the coding sequence ATGCTTCCTGTCACGGACCAGGTTGTCCAAATCGTAGATATCCGTAAAGTGTTTCGTGTCGGCTTCTGGGGCCGGCGCGTCACGGCGGTGGATCAGTTGTCATTGGATGTTCGGCGGGGCGAGGTGTTCGGGTTTCTCGGCCCAAACGGCGCTGGAAAGACGACCACGCTGAAGATGTTGATGGGGCTCATCTATCCCACCAGTGGGCAGGCTAGGATTTTTGGCCATCCGGTCGGCGATCCGGCCGCGAAAGCCAAACTCGGGTTTCTTCCCGAGTCTCCCTATTTCTATGACTATCTGACAAGTCGGGAATTTCTCAGCTTCTATGGCCATCTGTTTGGTCTATGGGGAGCGACCCTCGACAAGCGCGTGGATGAGTTACTTGAGCTGGTGGGGATGACCCATGCGCGGGATCTTCAGCTGTGCAAATTTTCCAAAGGTATGTTGCAGCGGGTGGGAATTGCACAGGCCTTGATCAATGACCCGGAACTGGTCGTGTTAGATGAGCCAATGTCCGGGCTTGATCCGATCGGACGGAAGGAAGTGCGCGACCTCATTTTACGCCTCAAGGAATCAGGCAAGACGGTTATGTTCAGCTCGCACATTTTGCACGATGCCGAGTTGCTCTGCGATCGAGTCGCGATGATCATGAAGGGCCGATTGGTGGCTTGTGGACAGGTGTCTGAGTTGATCGAACAGGGAGCTACGCAAGAAGTGGAGATGGTCATCGATCGGCTTTCGCCAGAAGGTCTGGAGCATCTGCGTGTCTTGGCAACGAAGGTGGTGTTGAACGGGGAACGAGTCATGGTCGTGCTGAGTAACCAGCGTCAGGTCGATGAGTCCCTTGAAGTTATTAGGGCGGCTCATGCCAAGCTGGTCTCGCTGACTCCTCATAAGGCATCGCTGGAGGACCTGTTCATTCGTAAAGCCAAAGGCGTGCAGTCACCTGTGGAGGCGCGGGTATGA
- a CDS encoding ABC transporter permease — MKVLSIALNTFRENLRDKLLYNLLVFALLMIGSSLLLMRLTLGEFHRLLLDVGLGSINIFGVLIAIFVGIGLVNKEIEKKTIYTIVSKPVARYQFLVGKYLGLTLTLFVNTLIMAGGLLLVLSAQGVPIESVLFKALGLIFIEFMVITAVALLCSTFTSATLSAIFTLATYVIGHLTADLKTFGEKMDEGMRAVVTGLYYILPNLERFNLKGNVIHHIEVSGTDLVLIVVYGLTYVAFLLISASIIFQRRDFR, encoded by the coding sequence ATGAAGGTCTTATCGATTGCGCTCAATACGTTCCGGGAGAACTTGCGCGACAAGTTGCTCTACAATCTGCTGGTGTTTGCGCTGCTGATGATCGGGAGTTCGTTGCTGTTGATGCGGCTGACGCTGGGAGAGTTTCATCGCTTGTTGCTGGATGTGGGGCTTGGGAGTATCAATATATTCGGGGTGCTGATCGCGATCTTTGTCGGAATCGGACTTGTCAACAAAGAGATCGAGAAAAAAACGATCTATACCATCGTGTCGAAACCAGTCGCGCGCTACCAATTTTTGGTCGGCAAATACCTTGGTTTAACACTGACCCTTTTCGTCAACACGCTGATCATGGCCGGGGGGCTGCTGCTGGTACTCTCCGCGCAAGGGGTGCCGATTGAGAGTGTGTTGTTCAAGGCGCTGGGGTTGATCTTTATCGAGTTCATGGTCATTACGGCGGTAGCCCTGTTGTGTTCTACCTTCACGAGCGCGACGCTCAGCGCCATTTTCACGCTGGCCACCTACGTGATCGGCCACCTGACGGCGGATCTCAAGACCTTCGGAGAGAAGATGGATGAAGGCATGCGCGCGGTGGTCACCGGGCTCTATTATATTTTGCCGAATTTAGAGCGATTCAACCTCAAGGGGAATGTCATTCACCATATTGAGGTATCTGGAACGGACCTTGTGCTTATTGTGGTGTACGGGTTGACCTATGTCGCCTTTCTGCTGATATCTGCGAGTATCATCTTCCAGCGGCGTGACTTTCGCTAA
- a CDS encoding DUF433 domain-containing protein: MSSLATAHIRLDNAGIAWIDDSNVKVIEVAMDKLAHGWNPEEIHVQHPHLSLAQIHAALSYYYDHQRDIDRAIERELRDVERMAQEASQSTLRRRLRALGQLP; this comes from the coding sequence ATGTCGTCCCTCGCAACAGCGCATATCCGACTGGACAATGCGGGTATAGCCTGGATCGATGACTCGAACGTCAAGGTCATCGAAGTCGCCATGGATAAGCTCGCTCACGGGTGGAATCCTGAAGAAATCCACGTTCAACACCCCCATCTGTCGTTAGCCCAGATTCACGCGGCTCTCTCCTACTACTATGACCATCAGCGCGACATCGATCGAGCGATCGAACGGGAGCTGCGGGACGTCGAGCGCATGGCGCAGGAAGCCAGCCAATCCACCTTGCGGAGGCGGTTACGCGCGCTGGGCCAGCTCCCTTGA
- a CDS encoding DegT/DnrJ/EryC1/StrS family aminotransferase: MNVPLLDLKAQFQPLRAEIMSAVQTVCDEQGFILGPRVAAFEESLAKYVGARYAIGCASGSDALLLSLMAMGVGQGDEVITVPFTFFATAGAVSRLGAKPVFIDIQPDTFNLDPAQLERAVTSRTKAITPVHLFGQCADMPAINQIAKAKKLHVIEDACQAIGAGQGGTRAGVLGDTACFSFFPSKNLGGFGDGGMITTNDQGLADALAMLRVHGSRVRYLHEAVGINSRLDALQAVVLDIKLKYLDQWAEGRRRNAARYDQLFRAAGLLDRVTLPSTKAGNFHVYNQYTVRVSKRDELRAHLKEKGVGTEIYYPLPMHLQNCYQDLGYRKGAFPVSERAAEEVMSLPIYAELSDAQLTYVVEMVADFFKRQ, translated from the coding sequence ATGAATGTGCCCTTGCTCGATTTGAAAGCGCAGTTTCAGCCTCTTCGGGCCGAGATCATGTCCGCGGTCCAAACGGTCTGCGACGAGCAGGGGTTTATCCTCGGTCCGCGCGTGGCGGCCTTTGAGGAGTCTCTGGCTAAGTATGTCGGTGCCCGCTATGCCATCGGCTGTGCCTCGGGAAGCGACGCGTTGCTGCTGTCACTTATGGCGATGGGAGTGGGGCAAGGCGACGAAGTCATCACGGTTCCGTTTACATTTTTCGCCACAGCCGGCGCCGTGTCTCGGTTGGGTGCGAAGCCGGTCTTTATCGATATTCAGCCTGATACGTTCAATCTTGATCCTGCGCAACTCGAACGTGCGGTGACTTCTCGCACGAAAGCGATTACCCCAGTCCATCTTTTCGGTCAATGCGCCGATATGCCGGCCATCAACCAGATTGCCAAGGCAAAGAAGCTGCATGTCATCGAAGATGCCTGTCAGGCCATCGGGGCCGGACAGGGCGGTACGCGCGCCGGGGTGTTGGGAGATACTGCCTGCTTCAGCTTTTTCCCCTCGAAGAATCTTGGCGGGTTCGGCGATGGCGGGATGATCACGACCAATGATCAGGGGCTTGCGGATGCGCTGGCCATGTTGCGTGTGCATGGGAGCCGGGTACGCTATCTTCATGAAGCGGTCGGGATTAATAGCCGGTTGGATGCGTTACAAGCCGTCGTGCTCGATATCAAGCTCAAGTATCTCGATCAATGGGCGGAAGGCCGCCGGCGCAATGCTGCCCGGTATGACCAGTTATTTCGAGCGGCGGGTTTGCTGGATCGGGTGACATTGCCATCGACGAAGGCGGGCAATTTTCACGTCTACAATCAGTACACCGTGCGGGTCTCGAAGCGAGACGAGCTTCGGGCTCATCTGAAAGAGAAGGGCGTCGGAACCGAGATCTATTATCCGCTCCCGATGCATTTGCAGAACTGTTACCAGGATCTTGGCTATCGGAAGGGAGCCTTTCCCGTATCCGAACGGGCCGCCGAAGAAGTCATGTCCCTTCCCATCTACGCTGAACTCAGCGACGCCCAACTGACCTACGTAGTTGAGATGGTCGCCGACTTCTTCAAGCGCCAATAG
- a CDS encoding serine protease codes for MRYALIFLVALIGQGQMRVEAKELTPREVYEQTSPAVVMVMGHSDSGKGGSGGTGSIIQADGIVLTNAHVVIEEKTGKPYPRLSVFLKPVRVSGDTKADLARMVRAKLVAYSAPLDLALLKLEGMAAPLPVIDLSDSDRTKIGDRVIAIGHPEQGGLWTLTTGVISAEVDNFNGVKGKHVFQTETSLNRGNSGGPLVDSEGHMIGVNTAIARVAPDGMPITSISFSLKSSVARQWLREQGTASGPLPALSPSGPTRAAAEVPMVQPPMPQPIPAPRPVPNQTPAPKLVSPKNQRGPVQPLTTPPAPRTYNLDELVSDRSKAEADLDGMILEMRGRMKER; via the coding sequence ATGAGATATGCACTGATCTTCCTCGTGGCTCTGATTGGCCAGGGGCAAATGAGAGTTGAAGCGAAGGAGCTGACCCCACGTGAGGTCTATGAACAGACCTCACCGGCAGTCGTCATGGTCATGGGCCATTCCGACAGTGGAAAGGGCGGCAGCGGGGGAACGGGCTCGATCATCCAGGCCGACGGCATCGTGCTGACGAATGCGCATGTGGTCATTGAAGAGAAAACGGGAAAGCCCTATCCGCGACTTTCCGTGTTCTTGAAGCCGGTCCGCGTGAGCGGTGATACCAAAGCCGACCTGGCCCGCATGGTGCGCGCCAAGCTGGTGGCTTATTCTGCCCCGCTGGATTTGGCATTGCTCAAGCTTGAGGGCATGGCGGCTCCGCTTCCAGTCATCGATCTGAGCGACTCGGATCGGACGAAAATCGGAGACCGCGTGATCGCGATCGGCCACCCTGAACAGGGAGGGTTGTGGACCCTGACGACGGGAGTGATCAGCGCCGAAGTTGATAATTTCAACGGCGTGAAGGGGAAACATGTCTTCCAAACGGAGACCAGTTTGAACCGGGGGAATTCCGGCGGCCCGCTCGTCGACAGTGAAGGACATATGATCGGGGTCAATACGGCGATCGCCCGCGTGGCGCCTGATGGCATGCCGATCACTAGCATCAGCTTCTCGCTCAAATCTTCAGTAGCCAGACAGTGGTTGCGCGAGCAGGGTACTGCGTCAGGTCCGCTGCCAGCGCTCTCCCCATCAGGGCCAACTCGTGCGGCGGCCGAGGTGCCGATGGTCCAGCCCCCGATGCCACAACCCATCCCAGCTCCTCGGCCAGTGCCCAACCAGACTCCAGCACCCAAGTTGGTCAGCCCGAAAAACCAGAGGGGGCCTGTTCAGCCGCTCACAACTCCTCCCGCACCTCGTACCTATAACTTGGATGAATTGGTCAGTGATCGAAGCAAGGCCGAGGCCGATCTGGATGGCATGATTTTGGAGATGCGCGGGCGTATGAAGGAGCGGTAG
- the ilvD gene encoding dihydroxy-acid dehydratase, translating to MPKELKLKSHDLLVGPGRAPARAMLKAVGFTDEDLSKPIVGVANTWIEVMPCNFHLRRLSERVKAGIRAAGGTPIEYNTIAVSDGISMGTEGMKASLISREVIADSIELVARGHLFDAVVALSGCDKTIPGTVMALARLNVPSLMLYGGSIMPGRFQGHDVTIQDVFEAVGKHACGTMTNAELKDLEDHACPGPGACGGQFTANTMAIAFEFMGMSAMGRNGVPAMDQHKDDVAFESGKMVMELLKKDLRPKQIITRKSLENAIAAVATTGGSTNAVLHLLAVAREMGVKLTIDDFDKLNRKVPLLADLKPGGRFTATDLFAAGGTTLVAKRLLDAGILHPNQPTVSGRTIGEEAADAKETAGQQVLRPLSNPIKPTGGLVILKGNLAPEGCVVKVAGHSIMKFQGPAKVFEREEDAFASVKAGKIKAGDVVVIRYEGPSGGPGMREMLGVTAAIVGAGLGDSVALLTDGRFSGATHGLMAGHVAPEAIKGGPIGAVKNGDTITFDIAKRRLDVALTDKEIKARLKTVTHPKPRYTTGVMGKYSRHVSSASEGAVTS from the coding sequence ATGCCCAAGGAATTGAAGCTGAAAAGTCACGACCTCCTCGTTGGTCCAGGCCGGGCGCCGGCACGGGCCATGCTCAAAGCCGTCGGATTCACCGACGAGGATCTGTCCAAGCCGATCGTCGGAGTGGCCAATACCTGGATCGAGGTCATGCCTTGCAATTTTCACCTCCGGCGGTTGTCGGAGCGGGTCAAGGCCGGCATCCGCGCCGCCGGCGGGACGCCGATTGAATACAACACGATTGCCGTCTCCGACGGTATTTCGATGGGCACCGAAGGGATGAAAGCTTCGCTGATCAGCCGCGAAGTCATCGCGGACTCGATTGAACTGGTGGCCCGTGGCCACCTGTTCGATGCGGTCGTCGCTCTGTCCGGTTGCGACAAGACCATCCCCGGCACCGTGATGGCGCTCGCACGATTGAACGTCCCCTCGTTGATGTTGTACGGCGGATCGATCATGCCGGGTCGTTTTCAAGGGCACGATGTGACCATTCAAGACGTGTTTGAGGCAGTCGGCAAACACGCCTGCGGGACCATGACGAACGCCGAGCTGAAAGATCTCGAAGACCACGCCTGTCCTGGACCAGGGGCCTGCGGCGGCCAGTTCACTGCCAACACCATGGCGATCGCATTTGAGTTCATGGGCATGTCGGCCATGGGCCGCAACGGCGTACCGGCCATGGATCAGCACAAAGACGATGTCGCCTTCGAAAGCGGCAAGATGGTGATGGAACTCCTCAAGAAAGATCTGCGCCCCAAGCAGATCATCACCCGCAAGTCGCTGGAGAATGCGATCGCCGCTGTGGCGACAACCGGCGGATCGACCAATGCCGTGCTCCACTTGCTGGCGGTGGCCCGAGAGATGGGCGTGAAGTTGACCATCGACGATTTCGACAAGCTGAACCGGAAAGTCCCGCTCCTCGCGGACCTCAAGCCGGGAGGCCGATTCACCGCGACAGATCTGTTTGCCGCAGGCGGGACTACGCTCGTCGCCAAACGGTTGCTGGATGCCGGCATCTTGCATCCGAATCAGCCGACCGTGTCCGGCCGCACCATCGGCGAAGAAGCCGCCGATGCGAAGGAAACAGCCGGACAGCAGGTGTTGCGGCCGCTCTCGAATCCGATCAAGCCCACAGGCGGCCTGGTTATTCTGAAGGGCAATTTGGCGCCGGAAGGCTGCGTGGTGAAAGTCGCCGGCCACTCGATCATGAAGTTCCAAGGTCCGGCAAAAGTGTTTGAGCGCGAAGAGGATGCCTTCGCCTCCGTCAAAGCAGGAAAAATCAAAGCCGGTGATGTGGTCGTGATCCGCTATGAAGGCCCGTCAGGCGGACCGGGCATGCGCGAAATGTTGGGCGTGACGGCCGCGATCGTGGGAGCCGGGCTCGGAGACTCCGTCGCCCTGCTCACCGACGGACGCTTCTCCGGCGCAACGCACGGCCTGATGGCCGGACACGTGGCGCCGGAAGCGATCAAGGGTGGCCCGATCGGCGCAGTCAAGAACGGCGATACGATTACGTTCGATATCGCCAAACGACGGCTGGATGTGGCGCTCACGGATAAAGAAATCAAAGCGCGCCTCAAGACAGTCACACATCCCAAGCCGCGATACACCACGGGCGTCATGGGCAAATACTCGCGACACGTGTCCTCAGCGTCAGAGGGAGCAGTGACCAGCTAG